In Brettanomyces bruxellensis chromosome 8, complete sequence, a genomic segment contains:
- the NOG1 gene encoding Nucleolar GTP-binding protein 1 (BUSCO:EOG092619NK), whose protein sequence is MQLTWKNIPAVPEANDLLDIVLNRTQRQTPTIIRQGFKITRIRAFYMRKVKFTAEGFVEKFDAILQSFPNINDLHPFHRDLMDTLYEKNHYKVSLASVSKAKTLIEKISRDYVRLLKFGQSLFQCKELKRAGLGRMATVAKKLKDPLAYLEQVRQHLGRLPSIDPSTRTLVICGYPNVGKSSFLRSVTKADVDVQPYAFTTKSLYVGHFDYKYLRFQVIDTPGILDRPTEEMNNIEMQSIYAIAHLRSCILYFMDLSEQCGFSIEDQVKLYNSIKPLFANKSVLIVANKADIIRVEDLDEDRQQLVKSMLDVPGAELVQASCYDQENVMPVRNKACEKLLASRMEQKLKGAARVSSVLNKIHVSKPQQRDDVERPAYIPDAVKSVKKYDLADPDRPKLARDIEVENGGPGVYNVDLKAKYLLEEDEWKKDVMPEVLDGKNVYDYLDPDIAEKLQALEREEEQLEKEGFYDSDDEDEANAYLSTPEAQEIREKAEWIRNKQKTMINDARQRKSLNNRAILPRSKLTRSYKDMESPCTKLDTILVEPKVSGADIMRASMISDANSSALQPVGKSDRLHAGVNDGMLRSKAERIAKLSRRARNLDARVGESDRRIYDEMPKHLNSGKRGIGKTQRR, encoded by the exons ATGCAACTCACGTGGAAGAACATCCCGGCTGTTCCAGAGGCCAATGACCTCTTGGATATAGTGCTAAACCGCACGCAGCGTCAAACTCCTACCATTATTAGGCAGGGGTTCAAAATTACAAGAATTAGAGCATTCTACATGAGAAAGGTGAAGTTCACAGCAGAGGGATTTGTTGAGAAGTTCGATGCGATTCTTCAGAGCTTCCCAAATATTAATGATCTACATCCGTTCCACAGAGACTTGATGGACACCTTGTATGAGAAGAATCACTACAAGGTTTCATTGGCTTCCGTTTCCAAAGCAAAAACGTTGATTGAGAAAATCTCGAGGGACTATGTTCGTTTGTTGAAGTTTGGACAGTCTTTATTCCAGTGTAAGGAGCTCAAGAGGGCAGGTCTCGGACGTATGGCGACAGTTGCGAAAAAGCTAAAGGACCCATTGGCATATTTGGAGCAGGTGAGGCAGCATTTGGGACGACTCCCGTCGATCGACCCAAGCACGAGAACTTTGGTGATTTGTGGATATCCAAACGTCGGTAAGTCGTCATTTTTGCGCTCAGTGACCAAGGCAGACGTCGATGTTCAACCGTACGCCTTCACAACAAAATCTTTGTATGTGGGTCACTTCGACTACAAGTATCTTCGTTTTCAGGTTATAGATACGCCGGGAATTTTGGACCGGCCGACCGAGGAGATGAACAACATAGAGATGCAGTCAATTTATGCGATTGCACACTTGAGATCGTGCATTTTGTACTTTATGGATCTTTCCGAGCAGTGCGGATTCTCGATTGAGGACCAGGTGAAGCTTTACAACTCCATCAAGCCGTTGTTTGCCAACAAATCGGTGTTGATTGTGGCGAACAAGGCCGATATTATACGTGTTGAGGACCTAGATGAGGACAGGCAGCAGCTAGTGAAGTCGATGCTCGATGTTCCGGGTGCCGAGTTGGTGCAGGCCTCATGCTACGACCAGGAAAACGTGATGCCAGTGAGAAATAAGGCCTGTGAGAAGTTACTCGCCTCAAGAATGGAGCAAAAGCTAAAAGGTGCTGCTAGAGTGAGCAGCGTTCTCAACAAAATCCACGTTTCCAAACCACAGCAAAGAGATGACGTCGAAAGACCGGCATACATTCCGGATGCTGTAAAGAGTGTCAAGAAGTACGATCTGGCCGATCCTGATAGGCCAAAGCTTGCAAGAGACATCGAGGTGGAAAACGGTGGCCCTGGTGTGTACAACGTGGATCTGAAGGCCAAGTATTTGCTTGAAGAGGACGAGTGGAAGAAAGATGTGATGCCGGAAGTTTTGGACGGCAAGAACGTGTACGACTACTTGGATCCGGACATCGCCGAGAAGCTACAGGCGCTCGAGAGGGAGGAGGAGCAGttggagaaagaaggatTTTACGACTCGGATGACGAAGATGAGGCAAATGCGTACTTGAGCACTCCAGAGGCCCAGGAAATCCGCGAGAAGGCCGAGTGGATCAGAAATAAGCAAAAGACGATGATTAATGATGCCAGACAGAGGAAATCCCTCAACAACAGAGCTATATTGCCCCGGTCGAAGCTCACGAGGTCGTACAAGGACATGGAGAGCCCATGCACAAAGTTGGACACGATACTAGT AGAGCCAAAGGTGTCTGGTGCCGATATTATGCGTGCATCAATGATTTCCGACGCCAATTCTTCGGCTTTGCAACCCGTTGGCAAGTCCGACAGGCTTCATGCTGGTGTTAACGATGGTATGTTGCGTTCGAAGGCCGAGAGAATCGCGAAATTGTCCAGAAGAGCCAGAAACTTGGATGCTCGTGTGGGTGAGTCTGACAGGAGAATCTATGACGAGATGCCAAAGCACTTGAATTCGGGTAAGCGTGGAATTGGTAAGACGCAGAGGCGTTAG
- a CDS encoding uncharacterized protein (CAZy:GT62), whose protein sequence is MSGLWSLRRRVSYAARRSPIKVFLPLIALVVFIFYMMRSDTITKPNSRYKYVREDTDQFQLKQVPGDHISHYDLNKLTFSSNALEKKEKVLILTPMAQFHQEYWDNLLKLTYPRTLIELGFIVPKTTDGDETLKQLEQAVKDVQSPKKKVPKFSKVTILRQDSEAVESQEEKDRHAFSAQKKRRSQMATARNSLLFTTLGPFTSWVLWLDADIVETAPTLIQDMTKHDKAVLAANCWQRYYDEEKKEESRRPYDYNNWVESDEGLRLASQLDDDKIIVEGYSDMATFRPLMAHFYDPNGDQSVEMKLDGVGGTCLMVKSEVHRDGAMFPNFPFYHLIETEGFAKMAKRLGYEVYGLPNYLVYHLNE, encoded by the coding sequence atgTCTGGTTTGTGGTCTTTGAGGCGGCGGGTTTCTTATGCTGCCAGAAGAAGCCCTATAAAGGTGTTTTTACCACTGATAGCACTAGtggttttcattttttacaTGATGAGATCGGACACAATTACAAAGCCAAACAGCCGATACAAGTACGTCAGGGAGGACACGGATCAATTCCAGTTGAAGCAGGTTCCAGGAGATCACATTTCACATTACGATTTGAACAAGCTCACGTTTAGCTCAAATGcgttggaaaagaaggagaaagtGCTCATCCTAACACCAATGGCACAGTTCCACCAGGAGTACTGGGACaatcttttgaagttgaCGTATCCAAGAACGTTGATTGAGTTGGGCTTTATTGTGCCTAAGACTACGGATGGAGATGAAACTCTTAAGCAGTTGGAGCAGGCGGTGAAGGATGTGCAAAGCCCCAAAAAGAAGGTGCCAAAGTTCTCGAAAGTGACGATTCTAAGGCAGGATAGCGAGGCTGTGGAGTCTCAGGAGGAAAAGGACAGGCATGCATTCAGTGcacagaagaaaagacGCTCCCAGATGGCTACGGCCAGAAACTCGCTTCTTTTCACAACTCTGGGGCCATTCACCTCTTGGGTGCTTTGGCTAGATGCGGATATTGTTGAGACTGCTCCCACATTGATTCAGGACATGACAAAGCACGATAAAGCAGTTTTGGCAGCGAACTGCTGGCAGCGGTACTACgatgaggagaaaaaagaagaatctaGAAGGCCTTACGATTACAACAACTGGGTTGAGTCGGACGAGGGGCTCCGTCTTGCATCGCAGTTGGATGATGACAAGATTATTGTTGAAGGGTACTCGGATATGGCCACATTCAGGCCCTTAATGGCACACTTCTACGATCCGAATGGTGACCAAAGTGTGGAGATGAAGTTGGATGGAGTTGGCGGAACTTGCCTTATGGTTAAAAGTGAGGTGCACAGGGATGGCGCGATGTTTCCAAACTTTCCGTTTTACCACCTCATTGAGACAGAGGGCTTTGCAAAGATGGCTAAACGGTTGGGCTACGAGGTTTACGGGCTCCCTAACTATCTCGTGTATCACTTGAACGAGTGA